Proteins encoded in a region of the Flavobacteriaceae bacterium HL-DH10 genome:
- a CDS encoding LytTR family DNA-binding domain-containing protein produces MQQNNNISCLIVDDETIARDIIETHLNKIPNINIVAKCSNAIEAFNTIRNHTIDLVFLDINMPEITGISFAKSINKDIKIIFTTAYRDYAVEGFELQAVDYLLKPISFDRLLKAVNNYFDIYSDTKNNTIQESNNNDFMFVRSDRRMIKIDFNAIIYIESYSDYIKIHLANETITTRETISAIEAKLPKEQFIRIHRSYILSITNITSFTHEEITINKKSLPISRSYKKDVLNILEKF; encoded by the coding sequence TTGCAACAAAACAATAACATATCGTGCCTTATTGTAGATGATGAAACTATAGCTAGAGACATTATAGAAACACATTTAAACAAAATACCTAACATTAACATTGTTGCCAAATGCAGTAACGCTATTGAAGCGTTTAATACTATAAGAAATCATACCATAGATTTGGTTTTTCTAGATATTAACATGCCCGAAATAACAGGGATTTCGTTTGCTAAATCTATAAACAAAGACATTAAAATTATTTTCACAACTGCTTATCGTGATTATGCTGTTGAAGGCTTTGAGCTTCAAGCAGTCGATTATTTACTAAAACCTATTTCGTTCGATCGTTTATTAAAAGCCGTTAATAATTACTTTGATATATATAGTGACACTAAGAATAACACTATTCAAGAAAGTAACAATAATGATTTTATGTTCGTTCGTTCAGACAGACGTATGATAAAAATAGACTTTAATGCTATTATCTATATTGAAAGTTATAGCGATTATATAAAAATTCACTTAGCCAACGAAACCATTACTACCAGAGAAACCATAAGTGCTATTGAAGCAAAACTACCAAAAGAACAGTTTATTAGAATACATCGATCTTATATTTTATCGATAACTAATATTACTTCATTTACACACGAAGAAATAACTATTAATAAAAAATCGCTACCAATTAGTAGAAGTTATAAAAAAGATGTTTTAAATATTTTAGAAAAATTTTAA